One stretch of Solenopsis invicta isolate M01_SB chromosome 16, UNIL_Sinv_3.0, whole genome shotgun sequence DNA includes these proteins:
- the LOC105205128 gene encoding NADH dehydrogenase [ubiquinone] 1 beta subcomplex subunit 1, with amino-acid sequence MTVKLSHKHIWKMYWTLIFPFAGFMIGYKLERMETERMTMFRDKSALYGRELKPGEPPSWPY; translated from the coding sequence ATGACAGTGAAGTTGTCGCACAAGCATATTTGGAAGATGTACTGGACGCTCATCTTCCCCTTTGCCGGTTTCATGATTGGCTACAAATTAGAGAGGATGGAAACAGAGAGAATGACAATGTTCAGGGACAAGTCAGCATTGTACGGCAGAGAGTTGAAGCCTGGGGAACCACCTTCTTGGCCATACTAA